In Clostridia bacterium, a genomic segment contains:
- a CDS encoding DUF4418 family protein, which produces MIVNKSKIEFAATDAVLAIFAVLFFIGIRFWFPVCAPMGDSVMSCYWAGEVLKAASWLVLILSFIHIVAPSGKIKTGIDISLIGLAIFTMRIPGGVIAVCQNSSMHCHRTLLWTIVFCVIWTLICLADIIYRYSRSSKDKHSRSRNEETT; this is translated from the coding sequence ATGATCGTCAACAAATCGAAAATAGAATTTGCCGCGACAGACGCTGTGCTTGCGATCTTTGCAGTGCTGTTTTTTATCGGCATTCGTTTCTGGTTCCCCGTATGCGCCCCAATGGGAGACAGCGTGATGTCATGCTATTGGGCGGGAGAAGTATTGAAGGCGGCGTCATGGCTCGTTTTGATACTGTCTTTTATCCATATTGTTGCGCCGAGCGGCAAAATAAAGACGGGAATAGACATTTCCTTGATAGGCCTAGCCATTTTCACCATGAGGATCCCGGGCGGAGTCATAGCCGTCTGCCAAAACTCGTCTATGCATTGCCATAGGACGCTTCTTTGGACGATCGTTTTCTGCGTGATTTGGACGCTCATATGTCTGGCAGATATTATTTACCGGTATTCGCGCTCGTCAAAGGATAAGCACAGCAGATCACGAAATGAGGAAACGACATGA